The following proteins come from a genomic window of Chryseobacterium glaciei:
- a CDS encoding 3'-5' exonuclease has protein sequence MIQNIPLERVLFLDIETVPGTGSWEELPETEQKLWDKKTRFQRKDEATAEEFYPERAGIMAEFGKIICITIGMLEKNDTLKIKSFANDDEKKLLIEFGEIFNSPRLRDIILCAHNGKEFDFPWIARRFLINGMQPPTPFQMFGKKPWEIPHIDTMELWKFGDYKSFISLELLAHVFGIPTPKDDIDGSMVSSIYYIEKDLQRIVDYCEKDVLTLANVFRRMRQEDLLKRNINLD, from the coding sequence ATGATACAAAACATTCCATTAGAAAGAGTTTTATTCCTTGATATTGAGACCGTTCCGGGAACAGGATCATGGGAAGAGCTTCCCGAAACAGAACAAAAACTTTGGGATAAAAAAACAAGATTCCAGAGAAAAGATGAAGCAACCGCAGAAGAATTTTACCCCGAAAGAGCCGGAATTATGGCCGAATTCGGAAAAATCATCTGCATCACCATCGGAATGCTTGAAAAAAATGATACTTTAAAGATCAAAAGCTTCGCAAACGATGATGAAAAAAAGTTGTTGATAGAATTTGGCGAAATTTTCAACAGTCCAAGGCTTCGCGACATTATTCTTTGTGCCCACAACGGTAAAGAATTTGACTTCCCGTGGATTGCAAGACGGTTTCTGATTAACGGAATGCAACCTCCAACTCCTTTCCAAATGTTCGGTAAAAAACCGTGGGAAATTCCGCATATTGACACCATGGAATTATGGAAGTTCGGAGACTATAAAAGCTTCATTTCTTTAGAATTACTGGCTCACGTTTTTGGAATTCCGACCCCGAAAGATGATATCGACGGCTCAATGGTTTCATCAATCTATTACATAGAAAAAGACTTGCAAAGAATAGTTGACTATTGTGAAAAAGATGTCTTAACTTTGGCAAATGTTTTCCGACGAATGCGTCAGGAAGATTTGTTGAAAAGGAATATCAATCTAGATTAA
- a CDS encoding RNA polymerase sigma factor has product MEESKEQILIKRLHLKEETAWKELFEAYSGNLTYVCSRYIIGQDDVRDVLQNSFIKMFRSIDSFEYRGSGSLRAWITRIVVTESLKYLKQNSDFKIVEDEFEIPDLPEEEPDLQEISQTTIMKMIRTLPDGYRTVFNLFVFEEKSHKEIAAILGIAENSSASQFHRAKAMLGHKIKEYKMSKTAQYE; this is encoded by the coding sequence ATGGAAGAAAGTAAGGAGCAGATTTTGATAAAACGCCTTCATTTGAAGGAGGAAACTGCCTGGAAAGAGCTTTTTGAAGCTTATTCCGGAAACCTTACCTATGTGTGTTCGCGGTATATTATCGGGCAGGACGACGTGCGTGATGTTTTGCAGAACAGTTTTATAAAGATGTTCCGTTCAATTGATTCATTTGAATATAGAGGAAGTGGTTCTTTAAGAGCTTGGATTACCAGAATTGTGGTAACGGAATCATTAAAATATCTTAAGCAAAATTCTGATTTTAAAATAGTTGAAGATGAGTTTGAAATACCCGATCTACCGGAAGAAGAACCCGATCTTCAGGAAATATCCCAAACAACGATCATGAAAATGATACGAACTCTTCCCGACGGTTACAGAACTGTTTTCAATTTGTTTGTGTTTGAGGAAAAGAGTCATAAAGAGATTGCTGCGATTTTGGGAATTGCTGAAAATTCTTCGGCATCACAGTTTCATAGAGCTAAAGCGATGCTTGGTCATAAAATAAAAGAATATAAAATGTCAAAAACAGCGCAATATGAGTAA
- a CDS encoding outer membrane beta-barrel protein — translation MSNQWLNEMRRKMEDHTDDVPEGLWDNIKDDLFSEDDNDKITALPIIGNDLKAKDKNTSTFTSKKLIYRISAVAAVIAMFFIGGKILDFYNNEKENSPKIASSKKGNRVESASHSSENKNSPNGVNDLIDSNLFKGNSSSNKITSNKISTNNSFNEVLNNHNEILKNRINYSGNQNQNTTTGSINQNNQIAQQENVIIDNNQSINDIKDPVSHEEKEFKDKFESIQEQKIAKKQSKKPWMLSLLTGNTSGSSSEQFPGYATISGSPMNVGDMFYASNDGDPFVQVVLANQNKEVEARIRHKVPVTLGVSMYYSLGKKWGIGTGINYTKLSSELRSGSDANLIKSDQSVHYIGVPVQVNYNVIKKGAFTGYVTAGAIVEKAVAGGVTTKYIVNNEVKEEKKEGLEAKPVQFSVNSGVGLQIKVVNKIGIYAEPGIGYHFKDDSSLNTIYKEKPLNFNVKFGIRLLID, via the coding sequence ATGAGTAATCAGTGGTTGAATGAGATGCGCAGAAAAATGGAAGATCATACAGATGATGTTCCGGAAGGATTGTGGGACAATATTAAAGATGATTTGTTCTCCGAAGACGACAATGATAAAATTACAGCACTTCCTATTATTGGAAATGATTTGAAAGCAAAAGACAAAAATACATCTACGTTTACATCTAAAAAATTAATATACCGCATCAGTGCTGTTGCCGCTGTGATCGCCATGTTTTTTATTGGTGGAAAAATATTAGATTTTTATAATAATGAAAAGGAAAATTCACCAAAAATTGCAAGTTCTAAGAAAGGAAATAGAGTAGAATCAGCGAGTCATTCTTCCGAAAATAAAAATTCGCCAAATGGAGTTAATGATTTGATTGATAGTAATTTATTTAAAGGAAATTCAAGTTCAAATAAAATCACTTCAAATAAAATTTCAACAAACAATAGCTTTAATGAAGTTCTGAATAATCATAATGAGATTCTTAAAAATAGGATTAATTATTCAGGAAATCAAAATCAAAATACGACAACAGGTTCAATTAATCAAAACAATCAAATTGCACAGCAGGAAAATGTAATTATTGATAATAATCAATCAATCAATGATATAAAAGATCCTGTTTCGCATGAAGAAAAAGAGTTTAAAGATAAATTTGAATCAATTCAAGAACAAAAAATCGCAAAAAAACAATCCAAAAAACCTTGGATGCTGAGTTTGCTCACAGGAAATACTTCAGGAAGTTCATCAGAACAATTTCCGGGTTATGCAACCATAAGCGGAAGCCCGATGAATGTTGGCGATATGTTTTATGCAAGTAACGATGGAGATCCTTTTGTGCAAGTAGTTTTGGCGAATCAAAATAAGGAAGTGGAAGCCAGAATAAGACATAAAGTTCCTGTTACTTTGGGTGTTTCAATGTATTATAGTTTAGGAAAAAAATGGGGAATCGGAACGGGAATTAACTATACAAAATTATCGTCCGAGCTTCGTTCAGGAAGTGACGCTAATTTAATAAAAAGCGATCAGTCGGTTCATTACATCGGTGTCCCTGTGCAGGTAAATTATAATGTAATTAAAAAAGGAGCATTTACAGGATATGTCACTGCCGGAGCCATTGTTGAAAAAGCGGTTGCCGGAGGTGTCACCACAAAGTATATTGTAAATAATGAAGTAAAAGAAGAAAAGAAAGAAGGATTGGAAGCAAAACCGGTTCAGTTTTCTGTTAACAGCGGAGTAGGATTACAGATAAAAGTTGTCAATAAAATAGGGATTTATGCAGAGCCGGGGATCGGCTATCATTTCAAAGATGACAGTTCACTCAATACAATATATAAAGAGAAGCCATTAAATTTTAATGTAAAATTCGGGATTAGATTGTTGATCGACTGA
- a CDS encoding iron-sulfur cluster assembly protein, with protein sequence MKFTDDQIADIGEEIIGILKTVYDPEIPVDIYELGLIYDVQISEDADVKIIMTLTTPNCPVAETLPQEVKDKVAEAENVKSVDLELTFEPSWNKDMMSEEAKFELGML encoded by the coding sequence ATGAAATTTACAGACGATCAAATTGCCGATATAGGAGAAGAAATCATTGGAATACTAAAAACCGTTTATGACCCGGAAATTCCGGTGGATATTTACGAGTTGGGACTTATTTATGATGTTCAGATCTCTGAAGATGCTGATGTGAAAATTATTATGACTCTTACTACACCAAACTGTCCGGTTGCAGAAACGCTTCCACAGGAGGTAAAAGATAAAGTAGCGGAAGCAGAAAACGTAAAAAGCGTAGATTTAGAGCTTACTTTCGAACCTAGCTGGAATAAGGATATGATGAGCGAAGAAGCGAAGTTTGAATTAGGAATGCTTTAA
- a CDS encoding S46 family peptidase: MKRLFLLFTFLLGFAQMRADEGMWLLMLIKRLNGVDMQKEGLHLTPEEIYSVNNSSMKDAIVSFGGFCTGEIVSDKGLIFTNHHCGYGAVAAASTPEKDYLKNGFWAMKQKDEFNAKDLYVRFLVRMDDATQRINSKLNNKMTGEERKAVIDAETKAIQTENSENGKYTVVVRDFFNGNEFYYFVYQDYKDIRLVGAPPSSLGKFGGDTDNWEWPRHTADFTVFRVYADAAGNPAEFAPTNVPLKPKHFLPVSLKGVKPGDFSMIMGYPGRTNRYLTSYGIQQMVGKDYPAWVEASKLAMDVMKKYMDKDKGTQLNYASQYASVANYWKNRQGTIDAVIKNGTITDKQKVEETFKTWSVQPANIAEYESVLDDIGIYYKQVSTRNVERNYMSQLSRNSKYISLAYQLGAVLKAYAAQDMAGRLAMKPKVDAAVKAAYENINTNLEGEMLNSMVNLYQTRVDKDVASATIMGLDAKNLSNVAYSSIFANKTSATNFVLNPDALKLDADPLLKIANGVATDQRLSGERFSKIDDNFAKNNRLFLAGLMKAMPEKKFYPDANSTMRLTYGTVDKLPIRTDRNYFGVTDNYYTDMAGLVGKYKKGDEEFDLPQRVIDLYNMSDFGQYADAKGYMPVNFLSNNDITGGNSGSPVIDADGNLIGIAFDGNSEALSGDIVFEQEWQKTINVDVRFVLWTIDKYAGARRLIDELKLVRDENTPADTKTKAAKPEHVKAAGKSKK, encoded by the coding sequence ATGAAAAGACTATTTCTACTATTCACTTTCTTGTTGGGCTTCGCTCAGATGAGGGCGGATGAGGGGATGTGGCTGTTAATGCTCATCAAAAGATTAAATGGTGTTGACATGCAAAAAGAAGGTTTGCATTTGACCCCTGAAGAGATTTATTCAGTAAACAACTCAAGTATGAAGGATGCTATCGTAAGTTTCGGTGGTTTCTGTACTGGGGAAATTGTTTCTGACAAAGGACTTATTTTCACAAACCACCACTGTGGTTACGGTGCTGTTGCAGCAGCTTCTACTCCAGAGAAAGACTATTTGAAGAATGGTTTCTGGGCAATGAAGCAGAAAGATGAATTTAATGCAAAAGATCTTTATGTAAGATTTTTAGTTAGAATGGATGATGCTACGCAGAGAATCAATTCTAAACTGAACAATAAAATGACCGGAGAAGAGAGAAAAGCTGTGATCGATGCTGAAACTAAAGCGATCCAGACTGAAAACTCTGAAAATGGGAAATATACAGTAGTTGTAAGAGATTTCTTCAACGGAAACGAATTCTATTATTTCGTTTACCAAGATTATAAAGATATCAGATTAGTAGGTGCACCACCATCATCTTTAGGGAAATTCGGAGGTGATACAGATAACTGGGAGTGGCCAAGACATACTGCAGACTTTACAGTTTTCAGAGTGTATGCTGATGCTGCAGGAAACCCCGCGGAATTCGCTCCAACAAACGTTCCTTTAAAGCCTAAACATTTCTTACCTGTTTCTCTTAAAGGAGTTAAGCCAGGTGATTTCTCAATGATCATGGGTTACCCGGGAAGAACAAACCGTTATTTGACTTCTTATGGAATTCAGCAAATGGTTGGTAAAGATTATCCAGCTTGGGTTGAGGCTTCTAAATTAGCGATGGACGTTATGAAGAAGTACATGGATAAAGACAAAGGAACTCAACTAAACTATGCTTCTCAGTACGCTTCTGTTGCCAATTACTGGAAAAACAGACAAGGAACAATTGATGCTGTTATCAAAAATGGAACAATTACAGACAAACAAAAAGTAGAAGAAACATTCAAAACATGGTCTGTACAGCCTGCAAATATTGCAGAATACGAAAGTGTTTTAGATGATATCGGTATTTATTACAAACAAGTTTCTACAAGAAATGTTGAGAGAAATTATATGTCTCAGCTTTCAAGAAACTCAAAATATATCAGCCTTGCTTACCAGTTAGGTGCTGTTCTTAAAGCTTACGCTGCGCAAGATATGGCTGGAAGATTGGCTATGAAGCCTAAAGTAGATGCTGCTGTAAAAGCGGCTTACGAAAACATCAATACAAACCTTGAAGGTGAAATGCTGAACTCAATGGTTAACCTTTACCAGACAAGAGTAGATAAAGATGTTGCTTCTGCTACCATTATGGGATTAGATGCTAAGAACTTATCAAACGTTGCTTATTCATCTATTTTCGCTAATAAAACTTCTGCTACAAACTTTGTTTTGAACCCAGATGCTTTAAAATTAGATGCAGATCCGCTTCTTAAAATTGCTAACGGTGTAGCTACAGATCAAAGATTATCTGGAGAGAGATTCTCTAAAATTGATGACAATTTTGCTAAAAACAACCGTCTTTTCTTAGCTGGTTTAATGAAAGCTATGCCTGAGAAAAAATTCTATCCGGATGCTAACTCTACAATGAGATTAACTTATGGAACTGTAGATAAATTGCCAATCAGAACAGACAGAAACTATTTCGGTGTTACTGATAACTATTATACAGATATGGCTGGTCTTGTAGGTAAATACAAGAAAGGTGATGAAGAATTTGATCTTCCACAAAGAGTAATTGACCTTTACAACATGAGCGACTTCGGTCAGTATGCTGATGCTAAAGGTTACATGCCTGTAAACTTCTTGTCAAACAACGATATTACTGGTGGTAACTCTGGTTCTCCTGTAATTGACGCAGACGGAAACCTTATCGGTATCGCATTCGACGGAAACAGTGAAGCTTTAAGCGGTGACATCGTTTTCGAACAAGAATGGCAAAAAACAATCAACGTTGACGTTCGTTTCGTTCTTTGGACAATCGACAAGTACGCTGGTGCAAGAAGATTGATCGACGAGTTGAAATTAGTAAGAGACGAAAATACTCCTGCTGACACAAAAACTAAAGCTGCGAAACCTGAGCACGTAAAAGCTGCAGGTAAAAGCAAAAAATAA
- a CDS encoding T9SS type A sorting domain-containing protein yields MKTKLIFLAFYLFLSIVKIQAQCTPTITSPRLGTMFQSSVVFCNTETETLSTTQTYGSYQWYKQQWDWQSPNQNPWVPVSGATSQTLTINGVDDMLYYFKVKVTNGDCIAESPAILADGYAYGLPYMMANFIPGTYEGIGPGEYNICQGATVQLDDGFPLLYGVHTWFKCVPSSNPPLPTDPCIINGATGDSYIANASGEYGFYACTEYCPDQCEMLSDFAFIKLNFGNFSFCNLATGEIKPKENVLTLYPNPTTQFLYIGKESDKTYNSISIIDMSGKLVLQKDKHQYNVAIDVSSLVPGTYMIVSKTLDGKVYKNKFIKK; encoded by the coding sequence ATGAAAACAAAACTAATTTTTTTAGCATTTTACCTATTCCTGAGCATTGTAAAAATACAGGCTCAATGTACACCTACAATTACGAGTCCTAGATTGGGAACTATGTTTCAGAGCAGTGTGGTTTTTTGTAATACAGAAACCGAAACGCTTTCTACAACACAGACTTACGGAAGTTATCAATGGTACAAACAACAATGGGACTGGCAATCTCCTAATCAAAATCCTTGGGTTCCCGTTTCGGGAGCGACATCACAAACATTGACGATCAATGGTGTAGATGATATGCTATATTATTTTAAGGTTAAGGTTACAAATGGAGACTGCATCGCAGAAAGTCCAGCCATTCTTGCTGATGGATATGCTTATGGACTGCCATATATGATGGCTAATTTTATCCCAGGAACTTATGAAGGAATCGGGCCTGGAGAATATAATATTTGTCAGGGAGCAACGGTGCAACTTGATGATGGATTTCCATTGTTGTATGGCGTTCATACTTGGTTTAAATGTGTCCCGAGCAGCAATCCTCCCTTGCCTACAGATCCTTGTATCATCAATGGAGCAACTGGTGATTCTTACATTGCTAATGCATCGGGTGAATATGGATTTTACGCTTGTACAGAATACTGCCCAGATCAGTGCGAAATGTTGAGTGATTTTGCATTTATTAAACTTAATTTTGGGAATTTTAGCTTCTGTAATCTCGCAACAGGTGAAATAAAACCGAAAGAAAACGTCCTGACATTATATCCAAACCCGACAACCCAATTTTTATATATCGGAAAAGAGTCTGATAAAACATACAATTCTATCTCTATCATTGATATGTCCGGAAAGCTTGTCTTACAGAAAGATAAACATCAATATAATGTAGCAATAGACGTAAGCAGTCTTGTTCCTGGAACATATATGATTGTCTCTAAAACTTTAGACGGAAAAGTCTATAAAAACAAATTTATAAAGAAGTAA
- a CDS encoding DUF4840 domain-containing protein — MKKLTVLKAFMVVLVAFAALSLTSCNNDSYEPVPVKLGDVNGNYKARLFIQQGSKGPVVEKIINFAAKDTIVDFKDFPIREIVKSVVKDSVKTDTALAKIGKVEYKLNYTSKINTEQNIVELTFAPKKLNIQIPVDGVTKNAVVTVVAKQKGFFVGQDWSLRFGLVAEKIIVDGVELAPFETIKYDFPYSIKN; from the coding sequence ATGAAGAAATTAACAGTACTTAAGGCTTTTATGGTCGTTTTGGTTGCATTTGCAGCGTTGTCTTTAACGTCGTGTAATAATGATAGTTATGAGCCTGTTCCTGTAAAATTGGGAGATGTGAATGGCAACTATAAGGCAAGACTTTTTATACAGCAGGGAAGTAAAGGACCTGTTGTTGAGAAAATTATAAACTTTGCAGCAAAGGATACGATAGTTGATTTTAAAGATTTTCCGATCAGAGAAATTGTAAAATCTGTAGTAAAAGATTCTGTGAAAACGGATACGGCATTAGCCAAAATCGGAAAGGTTGAGTATAAACTTAATTATACTTCAAAAATTAATACAGAACAGAATATTGTTGAGTTAACCTTTGCTCCTAAGAAATTGAATATCCAAATTCCTGTAGACGGAGTGACTAAAAATGCTGTAGTAACAGTGGTTGCTAAACAAAAAGGTTTTTTTGTAGGACAAGATTGGTCGCTGAGATTCGGTTTGGTAGCAGAAAAAATAATAGTTGATGGTGTAGAATTAGCCCCCTTTGAAACCATTAAATATGATTTTCCGTATTCTATAAAAAATTAA
- a CDS encoding sulfurtransferase, with amino-acid sequence MSPIISPSELKNIQTKNLIILDARVGKDVYQNYLDKHIKGARFIDLDKDLAEIGEDAAFGGRHPLPSIEKFAETLSNLGISEDSHVVIYDDKNGANAGARAWWMLRSFGLKNVQVLGGGIQSAEKENLEFSSGEETFEKSDVIKKENWLLPISSLEDVENELVNNSSTVIDVRDAYRYNGESEPIDLVAGHIPGAINIPFSENLDENGNFLKPEILKEKYSKLLANKPENLIIHCGSGVTACHTILALEYAGFHVSNLYVGSWSEWSRREGKEIAREI; translated from the coding sequence ATGTCACCAATAATCTCACCATCCGAATTAAAAAATATCCAAACTAAAAACCTAATCATTCTTGATGCAAGGGTTGGAAAAGATGTATATCAAAACTACTTAGACAAACACATCAAAGGAGCAAGATTCATCGATTTAGATAAAGATTTAGCTGAAATTGGAGAAGATGCAGCTTTTGGAGGAAGACATCCGCTTCCAAGTATTGAAAAATTTGCAGAGACGCTTTCAAATCTTGGAATTTCTGAAGACTCTCATGTTGTTATTTATGATGATAAAAACGGAGCAAATGCAGGAGCAAGAGCTTGGTGGATGTTAAGATCTTTTGGATTAAAAAATGTTCAGGTTTTAGGCGGAGGAATTCAATCTGCAGAAAAAGAGAATTTAGAATTTTCATCAGGTGAAGAAACTTTTGAAAAATCAGATGTAATTAAAAAAGAAAACTGGCTTCTTCCAATTTCAAGCTTAGAAGATGTTGAAAATGAATTAGTAAACAATTCTTCAACTGTAATCGACGTAAGAGATGCTTACCGATATAACGGTGAATCTGAGCCGATTGATTTGGTGGCGGGGCACATTCCGGGAGCAATCAATATTCCTTTTTCTGAAAACTTGGATGAAAATGGGAATTTCCTAAAACCAGAAATTTTAAAAGAAAAATATTCAAAATTATTAGCAAACAAACCTGAAAATTTAATCATTCACTGTGGTTCGGGAGTTACAGCGTGTCATACAATTTTAGCTTTGGAATATGCTGGTTTTCATGTTTCTAACTTATATGTTGGCTCGTGGAGTGAATGGAGTAGAAGAGAAGGAAAGGAGATTGCAAGAGAGATTTAA
- a CDS encoding spondin domain-containing protein has translation MKKNIFRIALLTTGIMTTFALTSCDNNDTMEMLSAEKTITFENVVTPKDFVESGSFQGTAAPIITPGQSVSIKFSAGKAQSLMFATMYGASKDWFFASQQPGIKLFDNNGNAITGDVSSQVLLWDNGTKDNTSGQVESKPIAQVPGVTASQLMKLNLAYNDISSEFTLTITNTSGGTTHETPFSPGVWAVSNYNGSQLLNSAPFFTPNALSNPEITDIAQMGNITKMMTSLTANTKVMTGLSPALVVVYNGDKNPIYELGQLDTGKGLKEIAQMGNVTKLQNSLKALPNVKGVYIAGSAPVAPGAKVMTKFQSSPGDKIAYVTMFGFSNDWFYANEQSIDANTKGDLTSKTTLFDSGTGIDQYPGAGNHQALFGGTPQAESKVIMKVGNAFPVPSVQNVLKVTIN, from the coding sequence ATGAAAAAGAACATCTTTAGAATTGCTTTATTAACAACGGGTATTATGACAACTTTCGCACTTACCTCTTGTGATAATAATGATACAATGGAAATGCTTTCAGCAGAAAAAACAATCACTTTTGAGAATGTCGTAACACCAAAAGATTTTGTTGAAAGCGGAAGCTTCCAGGGTACAGCAGCACCTATTATCACACCAGGACAGTCTGTTTCTATTAAATTTAGTGCAGGAAAAGCACAGTCACTCATGTTCGCAACAATGTATGGAGCTTCAAAAGACTGGTTTTTTGCGTCACAACAACCCGGAATAAAGTTATTCGACAACAACGGAAATGCAATTACAGGAGATGTATCTTCACAAGTTCTTTTGTGGGATAATGGAACAAAAGACAATACTTCGGGACAAGTAGAAAGCAAGCCTATTGCACAAGTTCCTGGTGTAACCGCTTCTCAATTGATGAAATTGAATCTTGCTTATAATGATATTTCATCCGAGTTTACATTAACCATCACCAACACATCGGGAGGCACAACGCACGAAACACCTTTCTCTCCAGGAGTCTGGGCAGTTTCTAATTACAATGGCTCACAACTATTGAATTCTGCACCTTTCTTTACTCCGAACGCCTTATCTAACCCTGAGATCACAGACATAGCCCAAATGGGTAATATCACTAAAATGATGACAAGCCTTACTGCCAATACTAAAGTGATGACAGGACTTTCACCTGCTTTGGTTGTAGTTTATAATGGAGACAAAAATCCAATTTATGAGCTCGGTCAATTAGATACAGGGAAAGGATTAAAAGAAATTGCTCAGATGGGAAATGTAACCAAACTTCAAAACAGCTTAAAAGCTTTACCTAACGTAAAAGGAGTTTATATTGCAGGAAGTGCACCGGTAGCGCCTGGAGCTAAAGTGATGACTAAATTCCAATCAAGTCCGGGAGATAAAATTGCTTATGTAACAATGTTTGGGTTTTCTAATGACTGGTTTTATGCTAATGAACAAAGCATTGATGCCAATACAAAAGGAGATTTAACTTCAAAAACAACGTTATTTGATTCAGGAACAGGTATCGATCAATACCCGGGAGCCGGAAATCATCAGGCTTTATTTGGAGGAACTCCTCAGGCTGAAAGTAAGGTGATTATGAAAGTAGGAAATGCATTCCCAGTTCCTTCCGTACAAAATGTTTTGAAAGTGACTATCAATTAA
- a CDS encoding YifB family Mg chelatase-like AAA ATPase, with translation MLIKVYGSAIYGVAAQTITIEVNVDTGGVGYHLVGLADNAIKESSYRISAALKNVGYKIPGKKITINMAPADLRKEGAAYDLSIAIGILTASDQILAENIQDYIIMGELSLDGGLQPIRGVLPIAIQAREEGFKGIILPKQNTREAAIVNNLDVYGVENIKEVIDFFNEGKPLEKVVLDTRKEFQDKINLFPFDFSEVKGQETAKRAMEVAAAGGHNIILIGPPGSGKTMLAKRVPSILPPLTLKEALETTKIHSVAGKMGTETSLMTVRPFRSPHHTISDVALVGGGSYPQPGEISLAHNGVLFLDEMPEFKRTVLEVMRQPLEDREVTISRARFTVNYPASFMLVASMNPSPSGFFPDDPNNTSSVYEMQRYMNKLSGPLLDRIDIHIEVQKVEFEQLAEKRKGEKSEDIRKRVLIAREIQGERYKDLEISYNAQIGPKEIEKFCELDSSSFNLIKLAMEKLNLSARAYDRILKVARTIADLEESQNILSHHISEAIQYRSLDREFWNV, from the coding sequence ATGCTGATCAAAGTTTACGGAAGTGCAATTTATGGTGTTGCAGCTCAGACTATTACTATTGAAGTTAATGTAGATACGGGTGGAGTAGGATATCATTTGGTAGGACTTGCCGACAATGCCATCAAAGAAAGCAGTTACCGAATTTCCGCTGCCTTGAAAAATGTAGGCTATAAAATTCCCGGAAAAAAAATCACAATTAATATGGCTCCCGCAGATCTTCGAAAAGAAGGAGCGGCCTATGATTTGAGTATTGCTATCGGAATTTTAACAGCTTCAGATCAAATTTTAGCAGAAAATATTCAGGATTACATTATTATGGGAGAGCTTTCATTGGATGGAGGCTTACAGCCGATCCGTGGTGTTCTTCCGATCGCGATTCAGGCAAGGGAAGAGGGTTTTAAAGGAATTATTTTGCCTAAACAAAACACTCGAGAAGCTGCCATCGTCAATAATCTTGATGTCTACGGCGTTGAAAATATTAAAGAAGTTATTGATTTTTTTAATGAAGGAAAACCTCTTGAAAAAGTAGTTTTAGACACGCGAAAAGAGTTTCAGGATAAAATTAATCTATTTCCTTTTGATTTTTCTGAGGTTAAAGGACAGGAAACCGCAAAACGTGCGATGGAAGTTGCCGCAGCAGGCGGTCATAATATTATTCTGATCGGACCTCCCGGAAGTGGAAAAACAATGTTGGCAAAACGAGTTCCGAGTATTTTACCTCCTTTGACGTTGAAAGAAGCACTGGAAACAACAAAGATTCATTCTGTAGCTGGAAAAATGGGGACTGAAACGTCACTCATGACTGTTCGTCCTTTTAGATCACCTCATCATACGATCTCGGATGTTGCCTTAGTCGGCGGTGGAAGTTATCCTCAACCCGGAGAAATTTCTCTCGCTCATAACGGAGTTTTATTTTTAGATGAAATGCCCGAATTCAAAAGAACGGTTCTTGAAGTCATGCGACAGCCTTTGGAAGATCGTGAAGTCACCATTTCAAGAGCCCGATTTACGGTAAATTATCCTGCAAGTTTTATGCTCGTCGCCTCAATGAATCCAAGTCCGAGTGGGTTTTTCCCTGATGATCCCAACAATACCTCATCTGTCTACGAAATGCAGCGATATATGAATAAACTTTCGGGACCGCTTTTGGATAGAATTGATATTCATATTGAAGTTCAAAAAGTTGAATTTGAACAGCTCGCAGAAAAAAGAAAAGGTGAAAAAAGTGAAGACATTCGAAAACGAGTTTTAATTGCCCGTGAGATTCAAGGTGAACGATATAAAGACTTGGAAATTAGTTACAACGCTCAAATTGGACCAAAAGAAATAGAAAAATTTTGTGAACTTGATTCATCCTCATTTAATCTCATAAAATTAGCCATGGAAAAACTGAATCTTTCCGCAAGAGCTTATGATCGAATTTTAAAAGTGGCCAGAACAATTGCCGATCTGGAAGAATCTCAAAATATTTTGTCTCATCATATTTCTGAAGCGATACAGTATAGAAGTTTGGACAGAGAGTTTTGGAATGTTTAG
- a CDS encoding tRNA-binding protein: MIVKPEISWEDFEKLDIRCGTIISVSDFEKARNPSYQLEIDFGDLGIRKSSAQITNLYQKEDLVGQQILAIVNFPKKQIANFFSECLVLGVYGENKKDVTLLTPSLPAKNGMQVG; encoded by the coding sequence ATGATAGTAAAACCGGAAATCTCTTGGGAAGATTTTGAAAAATTAGATATAAGATGCGGAACCATAATCTCGGTAAGCGATTTTGAAAAAGCCAGAAATCCATCGTATCAACTAGAAATTGATTTCGGAGACTTGGGAATCAGAAAATCATCCGCCCAAATCACAAATCTTTATCAAAAAGAAGATCTTGTAGGACAGCAAATTTTAGCTATTGTAAATTTTCCAAAGAAACAAATCGCTAATTTTTTCAGCGAGTGTCTGGTTTTGGGAGTTTATGGAGAAAATAAAAAAGACGTTACACTTTTAACCCCTTCATTACCCGCAAAAAACGGAATGCAGGTAGGTTAA